The Paraburkholderia acidisoli genome contains a region encoding:
- the def gene encoding peptide deformylase, with product MIREILKMGDPRLLGIAKPVDHFDTPELHELIADMFDTMHAANGAGLAAPQIGVGLQVVIFGFEQNERYPDAPAVPQTVLINPVIHPLSHDMEEGWEGCLSVPGMRGAVSRFSMIRYNGFDQYGAPIERVAEGFHARVVQHECDHLIGKLYPMRITDFSKFGFTEVLFPELDPNSDD from the coding sequence ATGATTCGCGAAATTCTCAAGATGGGCGATCCGCGCCTGCTCGGTATTGCCAAACCGGTCGATCACTTCGACACGCCGGAACTGCACGAGCTCATCGCCGATATGTTCGACACGATGCACGCGGCGAACGGCGCGGGACTCGCCGCGCCGCAGATCGGCGTGGGTCTGCAGGTGGTCATCTTCGGCTTCGAGCAGAACGAGCGCTACCCCGACGCGCCCGCGGTGCCGCAAACGGTGCTGATCAATCCCGTCATCCATCCGCTGTCGCACGACATGGAAGAGGGCTGGGAAGGCTGTCTTTCGGTGCCGGGCATGCGCGGCGCGGTGAGCCGCTTTTCGATGATCCGCTACAACGGTTTCGACCAGTACGGCGCGCCGATCGAGCGCGTGGCCGAAGGGTTCCATGCGCGCGTGGTGCAGCACGAGTGCGATCACCTGATCGGCAAGCTGTATCCGATGCGGATCACCGACTTCTCGAAGTTCGGCTTTACCGAGGTGTTGTTTCCGGAACTCGATCCGAATAGCGACGATTAG
- the ligA gene encoding NAD-dependent DNA ligase LigA — protein sequence MVRHPARPSEEAAAEERAAWLRAEIERANHAYYVLDQPDLPDAEYDKLFGELQQLEAAHPELIAPDSPTQRVGGEAAGGFEPVVHDVPMLSLNNGFADEDIAAFDKRVADTLDKTEVEYACELKFDGLAISLRYVDGQFVQASTRGDGTTGENVTENVRTIRSLPLRLKGKRVPKVLDVRGEVLMFRRDFERMNQRQRDAGQKEFANPRNAAAGSLRQLDPKITAQRPLSFFAYGIGVLDGEPMPATHSELLDWYDELGLPVNSERAVVKGAQGLLEFFRAVGEKRDALPYDIDGVVYKVNRRDEQDTLGFVSRAPRFALAHKFPAQEALTTLLAIDVQVGRTGAITPVARLEPVFVGGATVTNATLHNEDEVRRKDIRIGDTVIVRRAGDVIPEVVSALLDRRPADAREFVMPTACPVCGSHIERLPDEAIARCTGGLICPAQRKQALWHFAQRRALDIDGLGEKIIDQLVEQNLVRTPADLFNLGFGTLAQLDRMADKSAQNLLDSLEKAKSTTLARFIYALGIRHVGESTARDLAKHFGSLTPIMDASIEALLEVNDVGPIVALAIHEFFAEEHNRIVIEQLRAPGKVTWPEGPPAPRAPVGVLAGKTVVLTGTLPTLTREAAKEMLEAAGAKVAGSVSKKTDYVVAGADAGSKLAKAEELGVAVLDEEGMRKLLEGQTT from the coding sequence ATGGTCCGTCATCCCGCCCGTCCGTCCGAAGAAGCCGCCGCTGAAGAGCGCGCGGCGTGGTTGCGCGCCGAAATCGAACGCGCCAATCACGCCTACTACGTGCTCGACCAGCCGGATCTGCCCGACGCGGAATACGACAAGCTGTTCGGCGAACTGCAACAGCTCGAAGCGGCGCATCCCGAGCTGATCGCGCCGGATTCGCCCACCCAGCGCGTGGGCGGCGAGGCCGCGGGCGGCTTCGAGCCCGTCGTCCATGACGTGCCGATGCTGTCGCTCAACAACGGTTTCGCCGACGAGGACATCGCCGCGTTCGACAAGCGCGTGGCCGACACGCTCGACAAAACCGAGGTCGAATACGCGTGCGAACTGAAGTTCGACGGCCTCGCGATCTCGCTGCGCTATGTCGACGGCCAGTTCGTCCAGGCGTCCACGCGCGGCGACGGTACGACCGGCGAGAACGTCACCGAAAACGTGCGCACGATCCGCTCGCTGCCGTTGCGCCTGAAGGGCAAGCGCGTGCCGAAGGTGCTCGACGTGCGGGGCGAAGTGCTGATGTTCCGCCGCGACTTCGAGCGCATGAACCAGCGTCAGCGCGACGCCGGTCAAAAGGAATTCGCGAATCCGCGTAACGCCGCGGCGGGGAGTCTGCGCCAGCTCGATCCAAAGATCACGGCGCAGCGGCCGCTGTCGTTCTTCGCGTATGGCATCGGCGTGCTGGACGGCGAGCCGATGCCGGCTACGCATAGCGAGTTGCTCGACTGGTACGACGAGCTTGGGCTGCCGGTGAACAGCGAGCGCGCGGTGGTGAAGGGCGCGCAAGGGCTGCTGGAGTTTTTCCGCGCGGTGGGCGAGAAGCGCGACGCGTTGCCATACGACATCGACGGCGTGGTCTACAAGGTGAATCGCCGCGACGAGCAGGACACGCTCGGCTTCGTCTCGCGCGCGCCGCGTTTCGCGCTCGCGCATAAATTTCCCGCGCAGGAAGCGCTCACAACACTGCTGGCGATCGACGTGCAGGTGGGCCGCACGGGCGCGATCACGCCGGTTGCGCGCCTGGAGCCCGTGTTCGTCGGCGGGGCGACCGTCACCAATGCCACGCTGCACAACGAAGACGAAGTGCGCCGCAAGGACATTCGTATCGGCGACACGGTCATCGTGCGGCGCGCCGGCGACGTGATTCCCGAAGTCGTGAGCGCGCTGCTCGACCGCCGCCCGGCCGACGCTCGCGAATTCGTGATGCCGACGGCGTGCCCCGTGTGCGGCTCGCACATCGAGCGCCTGCCCGACGAAGCCATCGCGCGCTGCACGGGCGGCCTGATCTGCCCGGCGCAGCGCAAGCAGGCGCTCTGGCATTTCGCACAGCGCCGCGCGCTCGACATCGACGGGCTCGGCGAAAAGATCATCGACCAGCTCGTCGAACAGAACCTCGTGCGCACGCCCGCCGACCTGTTCAATCTCGGCTTCGGCACACTCGCGCAACTCGACCGCATGGCCGACAAATCGGCGCAGAACCTGCTGGATTCGCTCGAAAAAGCCAAGTCCACGACGCTCGCGCGCTTTATCTATGCGCTCGGCATCCGCCACGTGGGCGAATCCACGGCGCGCGATCTCGCCAAACATTTCGGTTCGCTCACGCCCATCATGGACGCGTCGATCGAGGCGTTGCTCGAAGTGAACGACGTGGGTCCGATTGTCGCGCTCGCAATTCACGAGTTCTTTGCGGAAGAACATAACCGCATCGTGATCGAGCAACTGCGCGCGCCGGGCAAGGTCACATGGCCGGAAGGTCCGCCCGCGCCCAGGGCGCCGGTCGGCGTGCTGGCCGGCAAGACCGTGGTGCTCACCGGCACTTTGCCCACGCTCACGCGGGAAGCCGCGAAGGAAATGCTGGAAGCGGCCGGCGCGAAGGTGGCCGGCTCGGTGTCGAAGAAGACGGACTACGTGGTGGCGGGCGCCGACGCGGGCAGCAAACTCGCGAAAGCCGAGGAACTCGGCGTGGCGGTGCTCGACGAAGAAGGAATGCGCAAGCTCCTGGAGGGGCAAACGACATGA
- a CDS encoding pseudouridine synthase yields MRPEGRPEGRPADASAEKRPGSAAKPTRPGNARSGERPARRPEGEHRGFARNRDEGGERRFARRDEGDRPPRAPREDGGERRFARRPEGDERRPFRAREDGGERRFPRRDEGGERRPFQAREDGGERRFPRRDEGGERRPFQAREDGGERRFPRRDEGGERRPFQAREGGGERRFPRRDEGGERRPFQAREGGGERRFPRRDEGGERRPFQAREDGGERRFPRRDEGGERRPFQAREGGGERRFPRRDEGGERRPFQAREGGGERRFPRRDEGGERRPFQAREGSGDRRFPRRDEGNERRPFQAREDRGERQFPRRDEGGERRPFQAREGGSERRFPRRDEGNERRPFQAREGSGDRRFPRRDEGGERRPFQAREDRGERQFPRRDEGGERRPFQAREDRGERRFPRRDEGNERRPFQAREGSSDRRSPRREESSERKFARPVKFAEKSAQRPAESEAPRHAAREEVDGENALRLSKRMSELGLCSRREADEWIENGWVYVDGQIVDTLGAKVTPEQRVEVDPAALRAQARRVTILLHKPVGYVSGQAEDGYEPAAVLLTAENQWEGDRSGIRYSAQHLRTLAPAGRLDIDSTGLLVLTQDGRVAKQLIGENSDIDKEYLVRVTFGNVETEVDQVFPQDRLDQLRHGLSLDDVPLKPAEVEWQNGEQLRFVLREGKKRQIRRMCELVGLRVVGLKRVRMGRIQLGALPQGQWRYLAADEAF; encoded by the coding sequence GTGCGACCGGAAGGGCGTCCCGAGGGACGTCCTGCCGATGCGTCGGCGGAGAAACGGCCGGGTTCGGCTGCGAAACCGACGCGTCCCGGCAATGCCCGCTCGGGCGAGCGTCCCGCGCGTCGGCCGGAAGGCGAGCATCGCGGCTTTGCGCGCAATCGCGACGAAGGCGGCGAGCGTCGCTTTGCGCGCCGTGACGAAGGCGACCGTCCGCCGCGCGCTCCGCGTGAAGATGGCGGCGAACGTCGCTTCGCCCGACGTCCCGAGGGCGACGAGCGCCGGCCGTTCCGTGCGCGCGAGGATGGCGGTGAGCGCCGCTTCCCGCGTCGTGACGAAGGCGGTGAGCGTCGTCCGTTCCAGGCTCGTGAGGATGGCGGTGAGCGCCGCTTCCCGCGTCGCGATGAAGGCGGCGAACGGCGCCCGTTCCAGGCTCGTGAAGATGGCGGTGAGCGCCGGTTTCCGCGTCGCGATGAAGGCGGTGAGCGCCGTCCGTTCCAGGCTCGTGAAGGCGGTGGTGAGCGCCGGTTCCCGCGTCGGGATGAAGGTGGTGAGCGTCGTCCGTTCCAGGCTCGTGAAGGCGGTGGTGAGCGCCGCTTCCCGCGTCGGGATGAAGGTGGTGAACGTCGTCCGTTCCAGGCTCGTGAAGATGGCGGTGAGCGCCGCTTCCCGCGTCGGGATGAAGGTGGTGAACGTCGTCCGTTCCAGGCTCGTGAAGGCGGTGGTGAGCGCCGGTTCCCGCGTCGTGACGAAGGCGGCGAACGTCGCCCGTTCCAGGCTCGTGAAGGCGGTGGTGAGCGCCGGTTCCCGCGTCGCGATGAAGGCGGCGAGCGTCGTCCCTTCCAGGCACGCGAAGGCAGCGGTGACCGCCGATTCCCGCGCCGTGACGAAGGCAACGAGCGTCGCCCCTTCCAGGCACGTGAAGACCGTGGTGAACGTCAATTCCCGCGTCGTGACGAAGGCGGCGAGCGTCGTCCGTTCCAGGCTCGTGAAGGCGGTAGTGAGCGTCGGTTCCCGCGTCGTGACGAAGGCAACGAGCGTCGCCCGTTCCAGGCACGCGAAGGCAGCGGTGACCGCCGATTCCCGCGCCGTGACGAAGGAGGCGAACGTCGTCCCTTCCAGGCACGTGAAGACCGCGGCGAACGTCAATTCCCGCGCCGTGATGAAGGCGGCGAACGTCGCCCGTTCCAGGCTCGTGAAGACCGCGGCGAACGCCGCTTCCCGCGCCGTGACGAAGGCAACGAGCGTCGCCCGTTCCAGGCACGCGAAGGCAGCAGTGATCGCCGCTCCCCGCGCCGCGAGGAAAGCAGCGAACGCAAATTCGCCCGCCCGGTGAAGTTCGCCGAAAAATCCGCGCAACGCCCGGCCGAGTCTGAAGCGCCGCGCCACGCGGCGCGCGAAGAGGTCGACGGCGAGAACGCCCTGCGTCTGTCCAAGCGCATGTCGGAACTCGGCCTGTGCTCGCGCCGCGAAGCCGACGAATGGATCGAAAACGGCTGGGTCTATGTCGATGGCCAGATCGTCGACACGCTCGGCGCCAAGGTCACGCCGGAACAGCGCGTCGAGGTCGATCCCGCCGCGCTGCGTGCCCAGGCGCGTCGCGTGACGATCTTGCTGCACAAGCCCGTCGGCTACGTTTCCGGTCAGGCGGAAGACGGCTACGAGCCGGCCGCCGTGCTGCTCACCGCCGAGAATCAATGGGAAGGCGATCGCTCGGGCATCCGCTATTCGGCGCAACATCTGCGCACGCTCGCCCCGGCAGGCCGCCTCGACATTGACTCCACCGGCCTGCTCGTGCTGACGCAAGACGGCCGCGTGGCGAAGCAACTGATTGGCGAAAACTCGGACATCGACAAGGAATACCTCGTGCGCGTGACCTTCGGCAACGTCGAGACCGAGGTCGACCAGGTGTTCCCGCAGGACCGGCTCGACCAACTGCGTCACGGCCTCTCGCTCGACGACGTGCCGCTCAAACCCGCCGAAGTCGAATGGCAAAACGGCGAGCAATTGCGCTTCGTCCTGCGCGAAGGCAAGAAACGCCAGATCCGCCGCATGTGCGAGCTGGTCGGTCTGCGGGTGGTCGGCCTCAAGCGCGTGCGCATGGGCCGCATCCAGCTCGGCGCGCTGCCGCAAGGCCAGTGGCGCTACCTCGCCGCCGACGAAGCGTTCTGA
- the rpsB gene encoding 30S ribosomal protein S2: MAVTMRQMLEAGVHFGHQTRFWNPKMAPFIFGHRNKIHIINLEKTLPMYNDALKYVRQLASNRGTILFVGTKRQSRDTIAEEAGRAGMPFVNARWLGGMLTNFKTLKVSIKRLKDMEAAVEAGELEKMSKKEALLFEREIAKLQKSIGGVKDMGGIPDAIFVVDVGYHKIAVTEANKLGIPVIAVVDTNHSPEGIDYVIPGNDDASKAVALYTQGVADAILEGRANSVNEVVAAARGNDGDDEFVEVNAEA, from the coding sequence ATGGCAGTTACCATGCGCCAAATGCTGGAAGCCGGTGTCCACTTCGGTCACCAAACGCGCTTCTGGAACCCGAAGATGGCCCCCTTCATCTTCGGTCATCGCAACAAGATTCACATCATCAACCTCGAAAAGACGCTGCCGATGTACAACGACGCACTGAAGTACGTGCGTCAGCTGGCATCGAACCGCGGCACGATCCTGTTCGTCGGTACGAAGCGTCAATCGCGTGACACGATCGCTGAAGAAGCAGGTCGCGCAGGTATGCCGTTCGTGAACGCGCGCTGGCTCGGCGGCATGCTGACCAACTTCAAGACGCTGAAGGTTTCGATCAAGCGCCTGAAGGACATGGAAGCGGCCGTGGAAGCGGGCGAGCTCGAAAAGATGAGCAAGAAGGAAGCGCTCCTGTTCGAACGCGAAATCGCCAAGCTGCAAAAGTCGATCGGCGGCGTGAAGGACATGGGCGGCATTCCGGACGCCATCTTCGTGGTCGACGTCGGCTACCACAAGATCGCCGTGACGGAAGCCAACAAGCTGGGCATCCCCGTCATCGCCGTGGTCGACACGAACCACTCGCCGGAAGGCATCGACTACGTCATCCCGGGTAACGACGACGCCAGCAAGGCTGTCGCGCTCTACACGCAAGGCGTGGCCGACGCGATCCTCGAAGGCCGTGCCAACTCGGTGAACGAAGTGGTCGCAGCGGCGCGCGGCAACGACGGCGACGACGAGTTCGTCGAGGTCAACGCGGAGGCGTAA
- the map gene encoding type I methionyl aminopeptidase: protein MTVSIKTGHDIAQMRVACRLASEVLDYITPFVTAGVTTGELDRLCHEYMTNVQGTVPAPLNYQPPGYPPYPKAICTSVNDVICHGIPGDKALKNGDILNMDITVIKEGYFGDTSRMFIVGEGSILAKRLVQTTYECMWLGIDQIRPGAHLGDIGHAIQRYAESQGYSVVREYCGHGIGTVFHEDPQVLHYGRPGTGIELVPGMIFTVEPMINAGRRDIRTMPDQWTVKTKDRSLSAQWEHTVLVTETGYDVLTVSAGTPAKPAIVAQLAGTAA from the coding sequence ATGACCGTCTCGATCAAAACCGGACACGACATCGCGCAAATGCGCGTCGCCTGCCGCCTGGCAAGCGAAGTGCTCGACTACATTACGCCGTTCGTCACGGCCGGCGTGACCACGGGCGAACTCGACCGCCTTTGCCACGAATACATGACGAACGTGCAGGGCACGGTGCCGGCGCCGCTGAACTACCAGCCGCCCGGTTATCCGCCCTACCCGAAGGCCATCTGCACGTCGGTCAACGACGTGATCTGTCACGGCATTCCCGGCGACAAAGCCCTGAAGAACGGCGACATCCTCAATATGGATATCACCGTGATCAAGGAAGGCTATTTCGGCGACACGAGCCGCATGTTCATCGTCGGCGAAGGGTCGATTCTGGCGAAGCGCCTCGTGCAGACCACTTATGAATGCATGTGGCTCGGCATCGACCAGATCCGGCCGGGCGCGCATCTCGGCGACATCGGCCACGCCATCCAGCGTTACGCCGAAAGCCAGGGCTACAGCGTGGTGCGTGAATATTGCGGTCACGGCATCGGCACGGTGTTCCACGAAGATCCGCAGGTGCTGCATTACGGGCGACCGGGCACCGGCATCGAACTCGTGCCCGGCATGATCTTCACCGTCGAGCCGATGATCAACGCCGGCCGCCGCGACATCCGCACGATGCCCGACCAGTGGACCGTGAAGACGAAGGATCGCAGCCTGTCGGCGCAATGGGAGCACACCGTGCTCGTTACCGAAACCGGCTACGACGTGCTGACCGTTTCCGCGGGCACGCCGGCCAAACCGGCCATCGTCGCGCAACTGGCCGGCACGGCGGCGTAA
- the pyrH gene encoding UMP kinase, with protein MPTPAYKRVLLKLSGEALMGDDAFGINRATIERMVADVAEVVRLGIQLAVVIGGGNIFRGVAGGAAGMDRATADYMGMLATMMNALALQDAMRHAGIEARVQSALRMDQVVEPYIRPRAIRQLEEGKVVIFAAGTGNPFFTTDTAAALRGSEVGAEVVLKATKVDGVYSADPKKDPTATRYSTISFDEAIGRNLQVMDATAFALCRDQKLPIRVFSIVKPGALKRIVLGEDEGTLVHV; from the coding sequence ATGCCCACACCCGCCTATAAACGCGTCCTGCTCAAACTTTCCGGCGAAGCCCTCATGGGCGACGATGCCTTCGGCATCAATCGCGCCACGATCGAACGTATGGTGGCGGACGTGGCCGAAGTGGTGCGTCTCGGCATCCAGCTCGCGGTCGTGATCGGCGGTGGCAATATTTTCCGCGGCGTCGCGGGCGGCGCGGCCGGCATGGATCGCGCCACGGCCGACTACATGGGTATGCTCGCCACGATGATGAACGCGCTCGCGCTCCAGGACGCCATGCGTCACGCGGGCATCGAAGCGCGCGTGCAGTCGGCGCTGCGCATGGATCAGGTCGTCGAGCCGTATATCCGTCCCCGCGCGATCCGTCAGCTCGAAGAGGGCAAGGTCGTGATCTTCGCCGCCGGCACGGGCAACCCGTTCTTCACGACCGACACGGCCGCCGCGCTGCGTGGCTCGGAAGTCGGCGCGGAAGTCGTGCTCAAGGCGACCAAGGTCGACGGCGTCTACTCGGCCGATCCGAAGAAGGATCCCACGGCCACGCGCTACTCGACGATCAGCTTCGACGAGGCAATCGGCCGCAATCTGCAGGTGATGGACGCCACGGCGTTCGCGCTGTGCCGCGACCAGAAGCTGCCGATCCGCGTTTTTTCCATCGTCAAGCCCGGTGCGCTCAAGCGTATCGTTCTGGGCGAAGACGAAGGGACGCTCGTCCACGTGTAA
- the tsf gene encoding translation elongation factor Ts, whose protein sequence is MAAITASMVAELRAKTDAPMMECKKALTEADGDLARAEELLRVKLGNKASKAASRVTAEGVIASYVSGNAGSVVELNCETDFVAKNDDFLAFSNTVAQLVATQNPADVAALSALPLEGSTVDAVRLALVGKIGENVSIRRFARFETSNKLASYLHGTRIGVLVEYTGEQEQVGKDVAMHIAAMKPVSLSSDDVPAELIAKERSIAEQKAAESGKPAEIVAKMVDGSVQKYLKEVSLLNQPFVKNDKQTIEQMLKAAGSSVQKFALFVVGEGIEKRQDDFAAEVAAQVAAAKQQ, encoded by the coding sequence ATGGCGGCAATTACCGCAAGCATGGTGGCAGAACTGCGCGCAAAGACCGATGCGCCGATGATGGAATGCAAGAAGGCGCTGACGGAAGCCGACGGCGACCTCGCGCGCGCTGAAGAACTGCTGCGCGTGAAGCTCGGCAACAAGGCCAGCAAGGCCGCTTCGCGCGTGACGGCCGAAGGCGTGATCGCCTCGTACGTCTCGGGCAACGCCGGTTCCGTGGTCGAACTGAACTGCGAAACCGACTTCGTCGCGAAGAACGACGACTTCCTCGCGTTCTCGAACACGGTGGCGCAACTGGTCGCTACGCAAAACCCGGCTGACGTCGCGGCGCTCTCGGCTCTGCCGCTGGAAGGCTCGACGGTCGACGCGGTGCGCCTCGCACTGGTCGGCAAGATCGGCGAAAACGTCTCGATCCGCCGTTTCGCGCGTTTCGAAACGTCGAACAAGCTGGCTTCGTACCTGCACGGCACGCGTATCGGCGTGCTGGTCGAGTACACGGGCGAGCAGGAGCAGGTCGGCAAGGACGTCGCGATGCACATCGCGGCCATGAAGCCGGTCTCGCTCTCGTCGGACGACGTGCCGGCCGAGCTGATCGCCAAGGAGCGCAGCATCGCCGAGCAGAAGGCCGCCGAATCGGGCAAGCCGGCTGAAATCGTCGCCAAGATGGTCGACGGTTCGGTCCAGAAGTACCTGAAGGAAGTGTCGCTGCTGAACCAGCCGTTCGTGAAGAACGACAAGCAGACGATCGAACAGATGCTCAAGGCCGCAGGCAGCTCGGTGCAGAAGTTCGCGCTCTTCGTCGTTGGCGAAGGCATCGAAAAGCGTCAAGACGACTTCGCCGCCGAGGTGGCCGCGCAAGTCGCTGCTGCAAAGCAGCAATAA
- a CDS encoding [protein-PII] uridylyltransferase: MSVPAVAVPDTSSLKTDYKAAKAQLLERFRSATNVDALMRALARTTDETLRRAWSLCELPASLALVAVGGFGRGELAPYSDVDILVLLPDDEPLATLEERIERFIGLAWDLGLEIGSSVRSVSQCLEEAANDVTVRTSLLEARRITGSATLFGDFAQRYRDAMDPRTFFQAKVLEMRQRHARFQDTPYALEPNVKESPGGLRDLQLILWITQAAAFGNSWKELDQRGLITDREARELRRNEAFLKTLRARLHVVAGRRQDILVFDLQTAVAESFGYAASGARRASEQLMRRYYWAAKAVTQLASILIQNIEAQLFPSTSGITRTLSDHFVEKQGMLEIVSDDVFEREPHAILEAFLLYEQVPGVKGLSARTMRALYNARDTMDRNWRRDPENRRLFMEILMQPAGITHALRLMNQTSVLGRYLLNFRRIVGQMQHDLYHVYTVDQHILMVLRNIRRFAVAEHAHEYPFCSQLIANFERPWVLYVAALFHDIAKGRGGDHSELGMADARRFCREHDIAGEDADLIVWLVQQHLTMSQFAQKQDITDPEVVKRFADLVGTERRLSALYLLTVADIRGTSPKVWNNWKGKLLEDLYRSTLAVLGGAKPDAHSELKTRQELALALLRLETVPENAHRALWDKLDVGYFLRHDAADIAWQTRVLYRHVETPTPVVRARPSPIGEALQVLVYAKDRPDLFATMCAYFDRSGLSVLDARVSTTRHGYALDNFIVANTEDDVHYRDIANLVEQELVARLSATGNALPEPSKGRLSRLSRTFPVTPRVDLRADERGQYYILSVSANDRPGLLYSISRVLAERQVGVHAARINTLGERVEDVFLLDGSGLSDNRRQIDVETELLRAIAV, encoded by the coding sequence ATGAGCGTTCCTGCTGTCGCCGTTCCCGATACGTCGTCGCTGAAGACCGACTACAAGGCCGCCAAGGCCCAGTTACTCGAGCGTTTCCGGAGCGCGACCAACGTCGATGCGCTGATGCGCGCACTCGCCCGCACGACCGACGAAACCCTGCGCCGCGCGTGGAGTCTCTGCGAACTGCCCGCTTCGCTCGCGCTCGTCGCGGTGGGCGGCTTCGGCCGCGGCGAACTGGCACCGTATTCCGACGTCGACATTCTCGTGCTGCTGCCCGACGACGAACCGCTCGCGACGCTCGAAGAGCGGATCGAGCGCTTCATCGGGCTCGCGTGGGATCTCGGGCTCGAGATCGGCAGCAGCGTGCGCAGTGTGTCGCAATGTCTCGAAGAAGCCGCCAACGACGTGACCGTGCGCACCTCGCTGCTGGAGGCGCGCCGCATCACCGGCAGCGCCACGCTGTTCGGCGACTTCGCGCAGCGTTACCGCGACGCCATGGACCCGCGCACGTTCTTCCAGGCGAAGGTGCTCGAAATGCGCCAGCGCCACGCGCGCTTCCAGGACACGCCGTATGCGCTCGAACCGAACGTGAAGGAAAGCCCGGGCGGCCTGCGCGACCTGCAATTGATCCTCTGGATCACGCAGGCGGCGGCGTTCGGCAACAGCTGGAAGGAGCTCGACCAGCGCGGCCTCATCACCGACCGCGAAGCGCGCGAACTGCGCCGCAACGAGGCGTTTCTCAAGACGCTGCGGGCGCGCCTGCACGTGGTCGCGGGGCGCCGTCAGGACATTCTCGTCTTCGATCTGCAAACGGCCGTGGCCGAAAGCTTCGGTTATGCGGCGAGCGGCGCGCGGCGCGCGAGCGAGCAACTCATGCGCCGCTATTACTGGGCCGCAAAAGCCGTCACGCAACTCGCCAGCATCCTGATCCAGAACATCGAAGCGCAGTTGTTCCCGAGCACGAGCGGCATCACGCGCACGCTCTCGGATCATTTCGTCGAGAAGCAAGGCATGCTCGAAATCGTCAGCGACGACGTGTTCGAGCGCGAGCCGCACGCGATCCTCGAAGCCTTCCTGCTCTACGAACAGGTGCCGGGCGTCAAGGGTCTCTCGGCGCGCACGATGCGCGCGCTCTACAACGCGCGCGACACGATGGACCGGAACTGGCGCCGCGACCCGGAAAACCGCCGCCTGTTCATGGAAATCCTGATGCAGCCGGCGGGCATCACGCACGCGCTGCGCCTCATGAACCAGACGAGCGTGCTCGGGCGCTACCTGCTGAATTTCCGCCGCATTGTCGGGCAGATGCAGCACGACCTCTATCACGTCTACACGGTCGATCAGCACATCCTGATGGTGTTGCGCAACATCCGCCGCTTCGCCGTGGCCGAGCATGCGCACGAGTACCCGTTCTGCAGCCAGTTGATCGCGAACTTCGAGCGCCCGTGGGTGCTCTACGTGGCCGCGCTGTTTCACGATATCGCCAAGGGCCGCGGCGGCGATCACTCCGAACTCGGCATGGCGGACGCGCGGCGTTTTTGCCGTGAACACGACATCGCGGGCGAGGACGCGGACCTGATCGTCTGGCTGGTCCAGCAGCATCTGACGATGAGCCAGTTCGCGCAGAAACAGGACATCACCGACCCCGAAGTCGTGAAGCGCTTCGCCGATCTCGTGGGCACCGAGCGTCGATTGTCGGCGCTGTATCTGCTCACCGTCGCCGATATTCGCGGCACCAGCCCGAAGGTCTGGAACAACTGGAAAGGCAAGCTGCTCGAAGACCTGTATCGGTCGACGCTCGCCGTGCTCGGCGGCGCGAAACCCGACGCGCATTCGGAGCTGAAGACACGCCAGGAACTCGCGCTCGCGCTGCTGCGCCTCGAAACCGTGCCGGAGAACGCTCACCGTGCGCTGTGGGACAAGCTCGACGTGGGCTACTTCCTGCGTCACGACGCCGCCGATATCGCCTGGCAGACGCGCGTGCTGTATCGCCATGTCGAAACGCCCACGCCGGTCGTGCGCGCGCGGCCCTCGCCTATCGGCGAAGCGTTGCAGGTGCTCGTCTATGCGAAGGATCGTCCCGATCTGTTCGCGACGATGTGCGCGTATTTCGACCGCAGCGGTCTTTCGGTGCTCGACGCGCGCGTGAGCACCACGCGCCACGGTTACGCGCTCGACAACTTCATCGTTGCGAACACCGAAGACGACGTGCATTACCGCGATATCGCCAATCTCGTGGAGCAGGAACTCGTGGCGCGCCTGAGCGCGACGGGCAATGCGCTGCCGGAACCGTCGAAGGGACGTCTGTCGCGCCTTTCGCGCACCTTCCCCGTGACGCCGCGCGTCGACCTGCGAGCCGACGAACGCGGCCAGTATTACATCCTGTCCGTGTCGGCGAACGACCGGCCGGGCCTTCTCTATTCCATCTCGCGCGTACTCGCCGAGCGACAGGTCGGCGTCCATGCGGCGCGGATCAATACGCTTGGCGAACGTGTCGAAGACGTGTTTCTGCTCGACGGCTCGGGACTCTCCGATAACCGCCGCCAGATCGACGTCGAGACCGAGTTGCTGCGCGCGATAGCAGTCTGA